From Synechococcus sp. A10-1-5-1, a single genomic window includes:
- a CDS encoding N-acetylmannosamine-6-phosphate 2-epimerase translates to MLPDSSQLRAGLIVSVQAPEGSPMRDPQVIAAMAEASLNNGAVGVRLESPEHIGAVRRRCPEALIIGLWKRTFPDSSVYITPGWKEIQAVWAAGADVIALDATERRRPDGAQLSVLLQRAKQELGACLMADVDSLDNGLRAAELGCDWVGTTLYGYTEATASLRPPAWSVLRPLRERLPAEVMLICEGGIASAQQARQALDGGADAVVVGTAITGVDLQVAAYRRTLES, encoded by the coding sequence GTGCTGCCTGATTCCTCCCAGCTTCGGGCTGGCCTGATCGTTTCTGTGCAGGCTCCTGAGGGTTCGCCGATGCGCGATCCGCAGGTCATAGCGGCCATGGCCGAGGCCAGTCTGAACAACGGCGCGGTGGGTGTTCGCTTGGAGAGCCCAGAGCACATTGGGGCGGTTCGCCGCCGCTGCCCAGAGGCCTTGATCATTGGGCTTTGGAAGCGCACGTTCCCCGATAGCTCCGTCTACATCACCCCAGGCTGGAAGGAGATTCAGGCCGTCTGGGCAGCTGGTGCCGATGTCATCGCCCTCGATGCCACGGAACGGCGTCGTCCTGATGGAGCGCAGTTGTCCGTGTTGCTTCAGCGGGCCAAGCAGGAGCTCGGTGCATGCTTGATGGCTGATGTCGACAGCTTGGACAACGGTTTGCGAGCCGCAGAGCTCGGCTGCGATTGGGTTGGCACCACTCTCTACGGCTACACCGAGGCCACGGCTTCTCTTCGCCCTCCGGCCTGGTCAGTGCTTCGCCCCTTGCGGGAGCGTTTGCCAGCGGAGGTGATGTTGATCTGTGAGGGGGGGATCGCCTCGGCCCAGCAAGCTCGTCAGGCCCTCGATGGGGGCGCCGATGCTGTCGTTGTAGGCACGGCAATCACCGGCGTGGATCTGCAGGTGGCGGCCTATCGCCGCACCCTGGAGTCCTAG
- a CDS encoding LD-carboxypeptidase — MNERPWPQPLQSGDRVQLAAASSALQGEAISRLEAGIAVLQHWGLEVSSHHNLERHWGYYAGTDQERLADLQACAPLVACIRGGWGSARLLEHPLMDDLLGAASSHWLLGFSDVTSLLWARQAAGIPGGVHGPMLTTLGAEPEWSQERLRALLFGEPLPALKGTSWSEGQARGPCLVGNLTVATHLLGTPHLPELRGAILLLEDVGEAPYRIDRMLSHWRLSGALQQVAGIGFGSFSDCEADEEDARDPQRSFGLNAVLQERCGDLGIPVIADLPFGHRCGNAAIPIGRMGHLDGTTGELQLL, encoded by the coding sequence ATGAACGAGCGCCCCTGGCCCCAGCCGCTTCAGTCTGGGGATCGCGTTCAGCTTGCCGCCGCCAGTTCCGCCCTCCAGGGCGAGGCCATCAGCCGTCTGGAAGCGGGGATCGCCGTGCTTCAGCACTGGGGCCTCGAGGTCAGCAGCCATCACAACCTTGAGCGGCACTGGGGCTACTACGCCGGCACGGACCAGGAACGCCTGGCTGACCTGCAGGCCTGCGCTCCTTTGGTGGCGTGCATTCGAGGCGGCTGGGGCTCGGCTCGACTGCTGGAGCATCCGCTGATGGATGACCTGCTGGGGGCAGCCTCCTCCCACTGGCTGCTGGGCTTCTCCGATGTGACCTCCCTGCTCTGGGCCCGTCAGGCTGCAGGCATTCCAGGCGGCGTCCATGGACCGATGCTCACCACCTTGGGCGCAGAACCCGAGTGGAGCCAAGAGCGTCTGCGGGCCCTGCTCTTTGGGGAGCCTCTTCCTGCTCTGAAGGGGACGAGCTGGAGCGAAGGTCAGGCGAGGGGCCCCTGCCTGGTCGGCAATCTCACCGTGGCCACGCACCTGCTGGGCACACCCCACCTGCCGGAGCTGCGCGGAGCGATCTTGCTCCTCGAAGACGTCGGTGAGGCTCCCTATCGAATCGATCGGATGCTCTCCCACTGGCGCCTCAGTGGAGCCCTCCAGCAAGTCGCAGGCATTGGTTTTGGCAGCTTCAGCGACTGTGAGGCGGATGAGGAGGACGCCCGCGACCCCCAACGGTCCTTTGGTCTCAACGCAGTGCTGCAGGAGCGCTGCGGTGACCTCGGAATCCCAGTGATCGCCGACCTGCCGTTTGGTCATCGCTGCGGCAACGCCGCAATCCCCATCGGACGCATGGGGCATCTGGACGGGACGACGGGAGAGCTGCAGCTGCTCTAG
- the groL gene encoding chaperonin GroEL (60 kDa chaperone family; promotes refolding of misfolded polypeptides especially under stressful conditions; forms two stacked rings of heptamers to form a barrel-shaped 14mer; ends can be capped by GroES; misfolded proteins enter the barrel where they are refolded when GroES binds), with protein sequence MAKLLSFSDESRAYLERGVNALADAVKVTIGPKGRNVVLEKKFGAPDVVNDGVTIARDIELEDPFENLGAKLLLQVATKTKDQAGDGTTTATVLAQAMTREGLRNVAAGASPVSLRRGMEKATAQVVAGIQERSTPVAGDSIRQVATVSSGGDEEVGRMVSEAMDKVSVDGVITVEESKSLATELEITEGMAFDRGYSSPYFVTDNDRRVCEFEDALLLVTDRKISAINDLVPVLEAVSKAGKPLVILSEEVEGEALATLVVNKNRGVLQVAAVRAPGFGDRRKAMLQDIAILTGATLISEDRAMALEQVGLEDLGSVRRITISKDDTTIVASDAHQSAVRDRVAAIKRELDNTDSEYDREKLTERIAKLAGGVAVIKVGAPTETELRNRKLRIEDALNATRAAVEEGIVAGGGSTLVQLAANLDGLAAQLEGDERTGVEIVQRALSAPLHQIAANAGYDPNVVADQVASSGNGFNAATGTYENLLTAGILDAAKVVRLALQDAVSVASLLLTTEAVIADKPEPAAAAPGGGGMDPMGGMGGMGGMGGMGGMGMPGMM encoded by the coding sequence ATGGCCAAGCTGCTCTCCTTCTCCGATGAATCCCGCGCCTACCTGGAGCGCGGCGTAAACGCCCTTGCCGATGCGGTGAAGGTCACCATCGGGCCCAAGGGCCGCAACGTGGTTCTCGAGAAGAAATTCGGGGCCCCCGATGTCGTGAATGACGGCGTGACCATCGCCCGGGACATCGAGCTGGAAGATCCCTTCGAGAACCTCGGCGCCAAGCTGCTCCTGCAAGTGGCCACCAAGACCAAGGATCAGGCTGGTGACGGCACGACGACCGCCACCGTCCTCGCCCAGGCCATGACCCGCGAAGGGCTACGGAACGTCGCCGCTGGCGCTAGCCCCGTGAGCCTGCGCCGGGGCATGGAGAAAGCCACCGCCCAAGTCGTCGCGGGCATCCAAGAACGCTCCACCCCTGTGGCGGGCGACTCCATACGCCAGGTGGCCACCGTTAGCTCCGGTGGCGATGAGGAAGTTGGCCGGATGGTCAGCGAAGCCATGGACAAGGTGAGCGTCGATGGCGTCATCACCGTTGAAGAGAGCAAGAGCCTCGCGACCGAGCTGGAAATCACCGAAGGCATGGCCTTCGATCGGGGCTACAGCTCCCCCTACTTCGTGACCGACAACGACCGTCGCGTCTGCGAATTCGAGGACGCGCTCCTGCTGGTCACCGACCGCAAGATCAGTGCGATCAACGACCTCGTCCCCGTGCTCGAGGCCGTCTCAAAAGCCGGTAAACCGCTGGTGATCCTCTCGGAGGAAGTCGAAGGCGAAGCCCTGGCCACCCTGGTGGTCAACAAGAACCGCGGTGTCCTTCAGGTGGCCGCCGTGCGAGCCCCGGGCTTTGGTGATCGCCGCAAGGCCATGCTCCAGGACATCGCCATCCTGACCGGTGCCACCTTGATCAGCGAAGACCGCGCCATGGCGCTGGAGCAAGTGGGGCTGGAGGATCTGGGCAGCGTGCGCCGGATCACGATCAGCAAGGACGACACCACCATCGTGGCCAGCGACGCCCACCAGTCCGCCGTGCGAGACCGGGTCGCTGCGATCAAGCGTGAACTGGACAACACCGACTCGGAGTACGACCGCGAGAAGCTCACCGAGCGCATCGCCAAGCTGGCCGGCGGCGTGGCCGTGATCAAGGTGGGCGCCCCCACCGAGACGGAACTGCGCAACCGAAAACTGCGCATCGAAGACGCCCTAAACGCCACCCGCGCCGCCGTGGAAGAGGGGATCGTCGCTGGCGGCGGCAGCACCCTGGTCCAGCTCGCCGCCAACCTGGACGGCCTTGCAGCCCAACTCGAAGGCGATGAGCGCACAGGCGTTGAGATTGTGCAGCGCGCCCTCTCTGCCCCTCTGCATCAGATCGCTGCCAACGCGGGCTACGACCCCAACGTGGTGGCCGATCAAGTCGCCTCGAGCGGCAACGGCTTCAACGCGGCCACCGGTACCTACGAAAACCTTCTAACCGCAGGCATTCTCGATGCCGCCAAGGTGGTCCGTTTGGCCCTGCAGGATGCCGTCTCAGTCGCATCGCTGCTGCTCACCACCGAAGCGGTGATCGCCGACAAACCCGAGCCTGCTGCTGCCGCACCGGGTGGCGGTGGCATGGATCCCATGGGTGGCATGGGCGGAATGGGTGGTATGGGCGGCATGGGTGGCATGGGCATGCCCGGCATGATGTGA
- the ispD gene encoding 2-C-methyl-D-erythritol 4-phosphate cytidylyltransferase yields the protein MHLLIACAGSGRRMGAERNKLLLEVSGRPVLAWTLDAALASSSVRWIGVVGQEIDRPDIEALVKAAKPDRPVQWIQGGDTRQDSVCNGLAALPSQARSVLIHDGARCLVDPALIDRCSAAVDSGAAVIAAAPVTDTIKRVDADGVIQDTPDRSVLWGAQTPQGFPVEQLRQAHAQARQEGWSVTDDASLFERLGWPVRVMESSPSNIKITTPFDLTIAEAVLSSR from the coding sequence ATGCATCTGCTGATTGCCTGTGCCGGGAGCGGTCGGCGGATGGGGGCGGAGCGCAACAAGCTGCTGCTTGAGGTCAGTGGGCGGCCCGTCTTGGCGTGGACCTTGGACGCAGCTCTGGCCTCAAGCAGCGTGCGCTGGATCGGCGTGGTGGGCCAAGAGATTGACCGTCCCGACATTGAAGCCCTGGTGAAAGCAGCGAAGCCCGACCGGCCTGTGCAGTGGATTCAAGGAGGAGACACCCGTCAAGATTCGGTCTGCAACGGCCTGGCGGCGCTGCCTTCGCAGGCCCGCTCGGTGTTGATCCATGACGGCGCCCGTTGCTTGGTGGATCCAGCCTTGATTGACCGTTGTTCCGCCGCGGTCGACTCCGGTGCTGCCGTCATTGCTGCGGCGCCGGTGACCGACACGATCAAGCGGGTCGATGCCGATGGGGTGATTCAGGACACCCCCGATCGCTCCGTCCTCTGGGGCGCGCAAACCCCCCAGGGTTTTCCGGTGGAGCAGTTGCGCCAGGCCCATGCTCAGGCGCGACAGGAAGGTTGGAGCGTGACCGATGACGCCTCATTGTTTGAACGCCTGGGATGGCCCGTGCGGGTGATGGAGTCATCCCCCTCGAACATCAAGATCACCACCCCCTTTGATCTGACGATCGCTGAAGCGGTTCTCTCGTCCCGCTAG
- the psbA gene encoding photosystem II q(b) protein has product MTTTIQQRQGASAWNQFCEWVTSTDNRLYVGWFGVLMIPCLLAATICFIVAFVAAPPVDIDGIREPVAGSLIYGNNIISGAVIPSSNAIGLHFYPIWEAASLDEWLYNGGPFQLVVFHFLIGIYAYMGREWELSYRLGMRPWICVAYSAPVAAASAVFLVYPFGQGSFSDAMPLGISGTFNYMLVFQAEHNILMHPFHMLGVAGVFGGSLFSAMHGSLVTSSLVRETTESESQNYGYKFGQEEETYNIVAAHGYFGRLIFQYASFNNSRSLHFFLAAWPVVGIWFTALGVSTMAFNLNGFNFNQSILDSQGRVLNTWADVLNRANLGMEVMHERNAHNFPLDLAAAESTPVALQAPAIG; this is encoded by the coding sequence ATGACGACCACCATCCAGCAGCGCCAAGGCGCTTCTGCGTGGAACCAGTTCTGCGAGTGGGTCACCAGCACCGACAACCGCCTCTATGTGGGTTGGTTCGGCGTTCTGATGATTCCCTGCCTGCTGGCCGCCACCATCTGCTTCATCGTTGCCTTCGTGGCAGCACCCCCCGTCGACATCGACGGCATCCGTGAGCCTGTTGCCGGCTCCCTGATCTACGGCAACAACATCATCTCTGGCGCTGTCATCCCCAGCAGCAACGCCATTGGTCTGCACTTCTATCCCATCTGGGAAGCTGCCAGCCTCGACGAGTGGCTGTACAACGGCGGTCCTTTCCAGCTGGTTGTTTTCCACTTCCTCATCGGCATCTACGCCTACATGGGTCGTGAGTGGGAACTCTCCTACCGCCTCGGCATGCGCCCCTGGATCTGCGTTGCTTACAGCGCACCCGTGGCTGCTGCTTCCGCTGTGTTCCTGGTGTATCCCTTCGGTCAGGGCTCCTTCTCGGACGCCATGCCCCTCGGCATCTCCGGCACCTTCAACTACATGTTGGTGTTCCAGGCTGAGCACAACATCCTGATGCACCCCTTCCACATGCTTGGTGTGGCTGGTGTCTTCGGTGGTTCCCTGTTCTCCGCCATGCACGGCTCCCTGGTGACCTCCTCCCTGGTGCGTGAAACCACCGAGAGCGAGTCCCAGAACTACGGCTACAAGTTCGGCCAAGAGGAAGAGACCTACAACATCGTGGCTGCCCACGGTTACTTCGGTCGCCTGATCTTCCAATACGCCTCCTTCAACAACAGCCGCAGCCTGCACTTCTTCCTGGCTGCCTGGCCTGTGGTTGGCATCTGGTTCACCGCCCTGGGCGTGAGCACCATGGCGTTCAACCTGAACGGCTTCAACTTCAACCAGTCGATCCTGGATTCCCAGGGTCGTGTGCTGAACACCTGGGCTGACGTGCTGAACCGCGCCAACCTCGGTATGGAAGTGATGCACGAGCGCAACGCTCACAACTTCCCCCTCGACCTGGCTGCTGCTGAGTCCACTCCTGTGGCTCTGCAAGCTCCCGCCATCGGCTGA
- a CDS encoding 4-hydroxybenzoate polyprenyltransferase, producing the protein MFPLLNVPADSKGLGSLLRAWLGLLRWDKPSGRLILLIPAGWSLWLQGQSPPSINLVAAIVIGGLAVSGAGCVANDLWDRRIDPQVERTRQRPLASGQIGVMGAVVLLLICLIAALAVVLWGLPAAHRTLCLQLAIAALPPVLLYPSAKRWFAYPQAVLALCWGFAVLIPWAAARGSLQGGWPLLCLWLATLLWTFGFDTVYAMSDREDDRTVGVRSSALSLGERAPLAVALCYAGAGVLLAIASGLQGVQPFFWLFWIVVVLGQLKEALALQQPQLPRSAYGRHFKHQVLLGALLLLGLVAGRIWA; encoded by the coding sequence ATCTTTCCCCTGCTGAACGTGCCTGCCGACAGCAAGGGCCTTGGATCGTTGCTCCGGGCTTGGCTGGGTCTGCTGCGCTGGGACAAGCCCAGCGGACGGTTGATTTTGTTGATCCCCGCCGGATGGAGCCTGTGGCTTCAAGGCCAGAGCCCTCCCAGCATCAACTTGGTGGCGGCCATCGTGATCGGGGGCTTGGCCGTCAGTGGCGCCGGTTGTGTCGCCAATGACCTCTGGGATCGGCGGATCGATCCTCAGGTGGAGCGGACCCGCCAACGCCCCCTCGCCAGTGGGCAGATCGGTGTCATGGGAGCCGTGGTCCTACTGCTCATCTGTTTAATCGCCGCCTTAGCCGTGGTGCTTTGGGGCCTCCCTGCGGCCCACCGGACCCTGTGTCTGCAGCTGGCGATCGCGGCACTCCCTCCAGTGCTGCTGTACCCATCCGCTAAACGCTGGTTTGCCTACCCACAGGCGGTCCTGGCCCTCTGCTGGGGCTTTGCGGTTTTGATCCCCTGGGCCGCCGCCCGAGGCAGCCTCCAGGGAGGCTGGCCCCTGCTCTGTCTCTGGCTCGCAACCCTGCTCTGGACCTTCGGCTTTGACACGGTTTACGCCATGTCAGATCGGGAGGATGACCGCACTGTCGGGGTCCGCAGCAGCGCTCTGAGCCTGGGCGAGCGGGCCCCCCTGGCTGTGGCCCTTTGCTACGCAGGCGCTGGTGTTTTGTTAGCGATCGCCTCAGGCCTGCAGGGCGTTCAGCCCTTCTTCTGGCTGTTCTGGATCGTCGTTGTCCTCGGTCAGCTCAAGGAGGCCCTCGCGTTGCAGCAGCCGCAACTGCCGCGTTCGGCCTACGGCCGGCACTTCAAACACCAAGTGCTCCTGGGTGCGCTCTTGCTTCTCGGCCTGGTCGCTGGGCGGATCTGGGCATGA
- a CDS encoding glycosyltransferase family 9 protein, translating into MRVLFLVPGGVSAQLQTIPAAAQVAQDLKAQVQVACAPAAAAAWSLLPAVEKVIPFAFDDGPSLADWANLLGNVREPDFQACINLASGRQVDLMLSMSHIPNRVAASGFSATSTVTPETGWGAQALAPFLRQLGVELEASQFRLSLPKGALEQAAASMPNGQGPALLLAPSGDRQDWPDEHWRALPEAIRGKLPDLRVIQAGGANLLQRAAQLASCDVVLSSDPITTQLALLSGMPLVALGQDPTSLPQRSGVQVVGQAGALHNLSVTEVLQALGLG; encoded by the coding sequence ATGCGAGTCCTCTTTTTGGTGCCGGGTGGTGTCAGTGCGCAGCTGCAAACCATTCCAGCGGCAGCCCAGGTCGCACAAGACCTCAAGGCCCAGGTGCAAGTCGCTTGTGCCCCTGCTGCTGCGGCCGCCTGGTCCCTGCTTCCGGCAGTGGAAAAGGTGATTCCGTTCGCCTTTGATGACGGCCCCAGCCTGGCCGATTGGGCCAACCTGCTCGGCAATGTGCGCGAGCCCGACTTCCAAGCCTGCATCAACCTCGCCAGCGGACGGCAGGTCGATCTAATGCTGTCGATGAGTCACATCCCCAATCGCGTGGCCGCCTCAGGGTTCTCGGCGACCTCGACCGTGACCCCGGAAACTGGATGGGGAGCACAAGCGCTCGCCCCCTTCCTGCGCCAACTGGGAGTGGAATTGGAGGCGAGCCAATTTCGCCTGTCCTTGCCCAAAGGAGCGCTGGAGCAAGCCGCGGCCTCCATGCCAAACGGTCAGGGTCCTGCTCTCCTGCTGGCCCCCTCAGGCGACCGTCAGGACTGGCCTGACGAACACTGGAGAGCCCTGCCGGAGGCCATCCGCGGCAAGCTGCCTGACCTGCGGGTCATCCAGGCCGGTGGAGCCAATTTGCTGCAGCGGGCCGCGCAACTGGCCAGCTGTGACGTGGTCCTCAGCAGTGATCCCATCACGACCCAACTGGCCCTGCTCAGCGGGATGCCTCTGGTGGCCTTAGGCCAGGACCCGACTTCCCTGCCGCAACGTTCTGGGGTTCAAGTGGTGGGCCAGGCAGGAGCTCTACACAACCTCAGCGTCACCGAGGTCTTACAAGCCCTCGGTTTGGGATGA
- the fabG gene encoding 3-oxoacyl-[acyl-carrier-protein] reductase — MADSTPLAGQVALVTGASRGIGASIARELAQAGATVVVNYASSPAAAEAVVADIQAAGGQAWSHQANVADEEQVEALVKAVLEKEGRLDVLVNNAGITRDGLLMRMKSADWQSVIDLNLSGVFLCTRAVSRAMLKARSGRIINITSVVGLMGNPGQANYSAAKAGVIGLTRSSAAEFASRGVTVNAVAPGFIESDMTAELDKEPILKAIPLGRMGQPAEVAGAVRFLAADPAAAYMTGQVLQVDGGMVMR; from the coding sequence ATGGCGGACAGCACCCCCCTTGCCGGTCAGGTTGCGCTGGTCACCGGGGCCAGCCGAGGCATCGGGGCCTCGATTGCCCGCGAACTGGCGCAAGCCGGGGCAACCGTGGTGGTGAACTACGCCAGCTCTCCCGCCGCGGCCGAAGCGGTGGTGGCTGACATTCAGGCGGCTGGCGGACAGGCCTGGTCCCACCAGGCCAACGTGGCCGATGAAGAGCAGGTTGAGGCCCTAGTGAAGGCCGTCCTGGAGAAGGAAGGTCGCCTCGATGTGCTGGTCAATAACGCGGGTATCACCCGTGATGGACTGCTGATGCGCATGAAGAGCGCCGACTGGCAAAGCGTGATCGACCTGAACCTCAGCGGCGTCTTCCTCTGCACCCGCGCGGTGAGCCGAGCGATGTTGAAAGCCCGCAGCGGCCGAATCATCAACATCACCTCGGTGGTGGGACTCATGGGCAACCCTGGCCAGGCCAACTACAGCGCCGCAAAAGCAGGCGTGATTGGCCTAACCCGCAGCAGCGCCGCGGAATTCGCCAGCCGCGGGGTCACCGTGAATGCGGTGGCCCCTGGGTTTATCGAAAGCGACATGACCGCGGAACTCGACAAGGAGCCGATCCTCAAAGCCATCCCCCTGGGGCGGATGGGCCAACCGGCTGAAGTCGCCGGTGCCGTTCGGTTCTTGGCTGCTGACCCCGCAGCCGCGTACATGACCGGTCAGGTCCTGCAGGTGGATGGCGGCATGGTGATGCGCTGA
- a CDS encoding TrkA family potassium uptake protein gives MTPMRQRPRSLPRGRGLFSPIRSHVAQRPWAGPILALATVVNAGAVGYRLAEGWDWGDCYWMVLITLSTLGFSDEHTQLIHTGGRIVTALLLVGGLVVVQQTIQKLLELTNSGYFRRIRQRRYREQLQRSMNQHVILCGYGRMGREIADQLIGENIRLLVVENDSDRIEEAQQRGLMVLQGDATLDETLEEAGIHRCRALVAALPSNASNLYVILSARGLAPGARLIARSDSEEAEGKLRLAGADQVVSPYVAGGRAMAATALRPLAVTFMDLLAGSDCEVDEFLLSERPDDLGDLNGASLSELQLGRRSGALVLAIRNPAASQLSTGAPEPLIANPGGDVRLGPGQLLVVMGSKHQLQRFGDLLGPALADVKNMPA, from the coding sequence ATGACTCCAATGCGGCAGCGACCCCGTTCACTGCCCCGCGGACGCGGCCTCTTCAGCCCCATTCGCTCGCACGTGGCCCAGCGCCCTTGGGCCGGTCCGATCCTGGCCTTGGCCACGGTGGTGAATGCCGGCGCGGTTGGCTACCGGCTCGCCGAAGGCTGGGACTGGGGTGATTGCTACTGGATGGTGCTAATCACCCTCAGCACGTTGGGGTTTAGCGATGAGCACACCCAGCTGATCCACACCGGTGGCCGCATCGTGACGGCGCTGCTCCTGGTCGGCGGCCTGGTGGTGGTCCAGCAAACCATCCAAAAACTGCTGGAATTAACCAACTCCGGCTACTTTCGCCGCATCCGCCAGCGGCGTTACCGCGAACAGCTGCAGCGATCGATGAATCAGCACGTCATCCTCTGCGGCTACGGCCGGATGGGCCGCGAAATCGCGGACCAACTCATTGGAGAGAACATCCGGCTGTTGGTGGTTGAGAACGACAGCGATCGCATCGAAGAAGCCCAGCAACGAGGCCTGATGGTCCTCCAGGGCGACGCGACGCTCGATGAAACCCTTGAGGAAGCCGGTATCCATCGCTGCCGGGCGCTGGTGGCCGCACTCCCCAGCAACGCCTCCAACCTCTACGTCATCCTCAGCGCGCGGGGGTTGGCGCCGGGCGCTCGCCTGATTGCTCGCTCCGACAGCGAAGAAGCCGAAGGCAAATTGCGCTTAGCCGGGGCCGACCAGGTGGTCAGTCCCTACGTTGCCGGAGGCCGTGCCATGGCGGCCACCGCCCTCAGGCCCCTGGCAGTGACCTTCATGGACCTTCTGGCTGGCAGCGATTGCGAGGTGGATGAATTTCTGCTGAGTGAGCGGCCCGACGACCTCGGGGACCTCAACGGCGCCAGCCTCTCGGAATTGCAGTTGGGACGCCGGAGTGGGGCCCTGGTCTTGGCGATCCGCAACCCAGCTGCCAGTCAACTCAGCACTGGGGCCCCGGAACCACTGATCGCCAATCCTGGCGGTGATGTCCGCCTCGGCCCCGGCCAATTGCTGGTGGTGATGGGCAGCAAACACCAATTGCAGCGCTTTGGTGACCTTCTGGGCCCAGCCCTGGCCGACGTGAAAAACATGCCCGCCTAG
- a CDS encoding Ppx/GppA phosphatase family protein, whose product MSEPRIGALRPVAGIDIGTNSIHLLIASVDPDLRSFSVVLTEKSTTRLGERDPVSGDLSPEAIERAFTTLRHCSELAASHGVAPGDVVTAATSAVREAPNGREFLQSIQEQLGLAVDLVSGPEEARLIYLGVLSGMSFGDQPHVIIDIGGGSTELVLADGSDSHALTSTRIGAVRLQRDFVQDDPMPAKRVTFLRAFIQGALEPAVLKVREGLKRLGHQPVLVATSGTAMAVAAMAAAEDSRPPLRMQGYRVSRQKLDQIVDRLLAMTPAERRAHPALNERRAEIIVPGALILQTAMGMIGAEELVISERALREGLIVDWMLRNDLIVDRFAFQSSIRQRTVLHQAQRYGVDVPRAERVASLAIRLYDQSQGLLHQDDGLGRQLLWAAAMLHSCGQHINVGAYHKHTWYLIRHGDLLGYSQSEHLMVAAIARYHRRSLPKKRHESWQLIEARDQRRTVSAMALLLRLAVAMDRRPQKVIADCVLKGHGDGGLAIQLMPLTAEVDLNLERWSLQACQSYVEEAVGLTLSVS is encoded by the coding sequence GTGAGTGAGCCCCGCATTGGTGCCCTACGCCCCGTGGCAGGCATCGACATCGGCACCAACTCGATCCACCTGTTGATCGCCAGCGTCGATCCCGACTTGCGTAGCTTTTCGGTGGTCCTGACTGAAAAATCAACGACTCGCCTGGGCGAGCGTGATCCAGTCAGCGGCGACCTTTCCCCGGAAGCGATTGAGCGGGCCTTCACGACCCTTCGCCATTGCAGTGAACTAGCTGCTAGCCATGGTGTCGCCCCTGGGGATGTCGTCACGGCCGCCACCAGCGCGGTTCGTGAAGCACCCAATGGCCGGGAGTTCCTGCAGTCGATCCAAGAGCAATTGGGTCTGGCGGTCGACCTGGTCAGCGGTCCGGAAGAGGCTCGCTTGATTTATCTGGGCGTGCTCTCGGGCATGTCCTTTGGGGATCAGCCCCACGTGATCATCGACATCGGGGGCGGCTCCACCGAGTTGGTGCTTGCCGATGGCTCCGACTCCCACGCCCTGACCAGTACCCGCATTGGTGCAGTCCGTCTGCAGCGGGATTTCGTTCAGGACGACCCGATGCCTGCCAAGCGGGTCACCTTCCTGCGGGCCTTTATCCAGGGGGCGCTTGAGCCTGCGGTGCTGAAGGTCCGTGAAGGACTCAAGCGTTTGGGTCATCAGCCGGTGTTGGTCGCCACCAGCGGAACGGCCATGGCGGTTGCGGCGATGGCGGCAGCGGAGGATTCACGTCCGCCCTTGCGAATGCAGGGTTACCGCGTCTCCCGGCAAAAACTGGATCAGATTGTCGATCGCCTGTTGGCGATGACCCCGGCCGAGCGGAGGGCACACCCTGCGCTGAATGAACGACGGGCTGAAATCATCGTCCCCGGCGCGTTGATTCTGCAGACGGCGATGGGGATGATCGGCGCTGAGGAATTAGTGATCAGCGAACGAGCCCTCAGAGAAGGCCTGATTGTTGATTGGATGCTGCGCAACGATTTGATCGTTGATCGCTTTGCTTTTCAAAGCAGCATTCGTCAACGGACGGTGTTGCATCAAGCCCAGCGCTATGGCGTGGATGTCCCCCGGGCCGAGCGGGTCGCTTCCCTAGCGATTCGCCTCTACGACCAAAGCCAAGGCCTGCTGCATCAAGACGATGGTCTGGGGCGTCAGTTGTTGTGGGCCGCGGCGATGCTGCATAGCTGCGGTCAGCACATCAATGTCGGTGCGTATCACAAACACACCTGGTATTTGATTCGCCACGGCGATCTCTTGGGCTATTCCCAAAGCGAGCATTTAATGGTCGCTGCAATCGCTCGCTATCACCGCCGCTCCCTGCCGAAAAAACGCCACGAGTCCTGGCAGCTGATTGAAGCTCGTGACCAACGCCGCACGGTGTCCGCGATGGCTCTGCTCTTGCGTCTGGCAGTAGCGATGGATCGTCGCCCCCAGAAGGTGATTGCCGATTGTGTTCTGAAAGGCCATGGCGATGGTGGCCTTGCGATCCAGCTCATGCCGCTCACCGCAGAGGTGGACCTGAACTTGGAGCGCTGGAGTTTGCAGGCCTGCCAGAGCTATGTCGAAGAGGCCGTTGGTTTGACCTTGAGCGTCAGCTAA